Proteins encoded within one genomic window of Triticum urartu cultivar G1812 unplaced genomic scaffold, Tu2.1 TuUngrouped_contig_6673, whole genome shotgun sequence:
- the LOC125530941 gene encoding jacalin-related lectin 19-like, with product MDVRGVDRIVKVVLWHSGAVDVISVLYERDGREEQTRHWGKPEGQRSEICLEPDEYLIGVKGNLGNFGGCFLLGRLTLIGNLRTFGPYGTREGPPFDLPAAGGKIVGFHGRSGGLLEALGTYVKMDD from the exons ATGGACGTGCGGGGCGTCGACCGTATCGTGAAGGTCGTCCTCTGGCACTCCGGCGCGGTCGACGTCATCTCAGTGCTATACGAGCGGGACGGCCGGGAGGAGCAGACCAGGCACTGGGGAAAGCCCGAAGGACAGCGCTCAGAG ATCTGCCTGGAGCCGGATGAATACCTCATCGGCGTCAAAGGGAACCTTGGCAATTTTGGTGGTTGCTTCCTCTTGGGAAGGCTTACTTTAATCGGCAACCTGCGCACCTTTGGGCCATATGGAACGCGGGAAGGTCCGCCATTCGATCTTCCCGCAGCTGGCGGCAAGATTGTTGGTTTCCATGGCCGCTCCGGGGGCCTCCTCGAGGCTCTGGGCACCTATGTAAAGATGGACGACTAG